In a single window of the Cydia amplana chromosome 4, ilCydAmpl1.1, whole genome shotgun sequence genome:
- the LOC134647465 gene encoding ice nucleation protein-like: MEKCSHRIHSSVSFRQHIMATKLIVVATALALCQATPALYNGFLYRDGRNFAIGKAYSNNFGSQASGEALVSDGSAQAYGSASGDQLGRADLVYPTQASAQAEHYDAPAVPAFGSAKAVAEAQNGGASFYAPAPATIISYEQNFVPAEISYEAPAAQSAQSTASINGGSEYSASSNGAGSATSSTHTQGIGSYRTSTNANTYGSGFGSASSNANSGVGSAVTAARTQGLSNGYSSATSQADGGLANRATADAQTNGGYGSASSIADNAQGSAISSAKTQGYTGSAASDASVNTGYDSAISAAEVAPVPQKRIHWRFGTLYGTPSHINTRAQADANGFNAAKSTADVHQAGSADSAANTYGSDGSANANANVNGGYGSANSEANTHGSGFAKSAANTQGSGYGSAQSQANTHGAGFGAAKSSANTGYGSANANADVNGGAGFAKSAANNGLGYGSAVSSANSNGFGSARSDANVAGSAFGASNAARLAAVSSARSQGVDVAYRVANSAANTHRFGSAHANARVH; the protein is encoded by the exons ATGGAGAAATGCTCTCACCGCATTCACTCGTCCGTGTCCTTCCGACAACACATCATGGCAACCAAGCTGATCGTTGTGGCGACCGCCCTCGCCCTATGCCAGGCTACCCCTGCCCTATACAACG GTTTTCTATACCGTGATGGGCGGAACTTCGCCATCGGCAAGGCGTACAGCAACAACTTCGGCAGCCAGGCCTCTGGAGAAGCCTTGGTAAGCGACGGCTCCGCGCAGGCCTACGGTAGTGCCTCCGGCGACCAGCTCGGCCGCGCCGACCTTGTCTACCCCACCCAGGCCAGCGCCCAGGCCGAGCACTACGACGCCCCCGCCGTCCCCGCCTTCGGATCTGCAAAGGCTGTAGCCGAAGCTCAGAACGGCGGCGCCAGTTTCTACGCTCCTGCTCCCGCCACCATCATCTCTTATGAGCAGAACTTTGTTCCCGCTGAGATCAGCTACGAAGCCCCGGCCGCTCAGTCCGCACAGTCCACTGCTTCGATAAACGGCGGCAGCGAGTATTCGGCTTCATCCAATGGCGCTGGATCCGCCACTTCGTCCACCCACACCCAAGGAATCGGCAGCTACAGGACTTCTACCAATGCCAACACCTACGGCTCCGGCTTTGGATCGGCCTCCTCGAACGCCAACTCAGGTGTCGGCTCGGCCGTCACTGCCGCCCGGACTCAAGGCTTGAGCAACGGATACAGCTCTGCCACTTCCCAGGCTGATGGCGGTCTAGCGAACCGCGCCACTGCTGACGCTCAAACTAACGGAGGATACGGATCTGCCTCTTCTATTGCCGACAACGCTCAAGGCTCCGCTATCAGCTCAGCTAAGACTCAAGGCTACACCGGCTCAGCTGCCTCCGACGCATCCGTCAACACCGGGTACGACAGCGCGATCTCTGCCGCTGAAGTCGCACCTGTGCCCCAGAAGAGGATCCACTGGCGCTTCGGAACCCTTTACGGCACTCCTTCTCACATCAACACTCGCGCTCAGGCTGACGCTAACGGTTTCAACGCTGCCAAATCCACCGCTGACGTGCACCAGGCTGGCTCCGCGGATTCCGCCGCCAACACTTACGGCTCGGACGGCTCCGCCAACGCCAACGCCAACGTGAATGGAGGCTACGGCTCCGCCAACTCCGAGGCCAACACCCACGGCTCCGGTTTCGCCAAGAGCGCCGCCAACACTCAAGGATCTGGATACGGCTCCGCTCAGTCTCAGGCCAACACTCACGGCGCCGGCTTCGGCGCGGCCAAGTCGTCTGCCAACACCGGTTACGGTTCTGCCAACGCTAACGCTGACGTTAACGGAGGAGCTGGTTTCGCGAAGTCCGCAGCCAACAACGGCTTGGGTTACGGATCGGCCGTGTCTTCAGCCAACAGCAATGGTTTCGGGTCGGCGCGCTCGGACGCCAACGTGGCGGGCTCTGCCTTTGGCGCCAGCAACGCCGCGCGCCTCGCCGCCGTGTCGTCCGCGCGCTCGCAGGGCGTGGACGTGgcctacagggtggccaactccGCCGCCAACACGCACAGATTCGGCTCGGCGCACGCTAACGCTAGAGTTCACTAA
- the LOC134647667 gene encoding ice nucleation protein-like, with protein sequence MEKCSHRIHSSVSFRQHIMATKLIVVATALALCQATPALYNGFLYRDGRNFAISKAYSTNLGSQASGEASVSDGSAQAYGSASGDQLARADLVYPAQANAQAKLYDAPAIPVYGSAKAVAEAQNGGAIFYAPAPANIVSYEQTFVPTEISYAAPVAQSAQSTASINGGSDSSIASAGAGSTSSARTQGIGSYRTSSNANTYGSGYGSASSNANSGVGSAITAARTQGLSNGYSSATSQADGGPANRATADAQTNGGYGSASSTANNAQGSAISSAKTQGYIGSAASDASVNSGYDSAISAAKVAPAPQKRIHWRFGTLYGTPSHYNTRAQADTNGFNAAKSTADVHQAGSAHSAANTYGSDGSANANANVNGGYGSANSEANTHGSGFAKSAANTQGSGYGSAQSQANTHGAGFGAAKSSANTGYGAANANADVTGGAGFAKSAANNGLGYGSAVSAANTNGYGSAHANARVN encoded by the exons ATGGAGAAATGCTCTCACCGCATCCACTCGTCCGTGTCCTTCCGACAACACATCATGGCAACCAAGCTGATCGTTGTGGCGACCGCCCTCGCCCTCTGCCAGGCTACCCCGGCCCTATACAACG GTTTTCTATACCGTGATGGTCGGAATTTTGCGATCAGCAAGGCATACAGCACCAACCTTGGCAGCCAGGCCTCCGGAGAAGCCTCGGTGAGCGACGGCTCCGCGCAGGCCTACGGCAGCGCCTCCGGCGACCAGCTCGCCCGCGCCGACCTTGTTTACCCCGCTCAGGCCAACGCGCAGGCCAAGCTTTATGACGCCCCTGCCATCCCCGTCTATGGATCCGCAAAAGCTGTAGCGGAAGCTCAGAATGGCGGCGCCATTTTCTACGCTCCCGCTCCCGCTAACATCGTCTCTTATGAGCAAACCTTTGTTCCCACTGAGATCAGCTACGCAGCCCCGGTCGCTCAGTCCGCACAGTCCACTGCTTCGATAAACGGCGGCAGCGATTCTTCCATCGCTTCAGCTGGCGCTGGATCCACTTCGTCCGCCCGCACCCAAGGAATCGGCAGCTACAGGACTTCTAGTAACGCCAACACTTACGGCTCCGGCTATGGATCGGCCTCCTCGAATGCCAACTCAGGTGTGGGCTCGGCCATCACTGCCGCCCGGACTCAAGGCTTGAGCAACGGATACAGCTCTGCCACCTCTCAGGCTGATGGCGGTCCGGCGAACCGCGCCACTGCTGACGCTCAAACTAACGGAGGATATGGATCTGCCTCTTCTACTGCCAATAACGCTCAAGGCTCCGCTATCAGCTCGGCTAAGACTCAAGGCTACATTGGCTCAGCTGCCTCCGACGCATCCGTGAACTCCGGATACGACAGCGCGATCTCTGCTGCTAAAGTCGCACCTGCGCCCCAGAAGAGAATCCACTGGCGCTTCGGAACCCTCTACGGCACTCCTTCTCACTACAACACTCGCGCTCAGGCTGACACTAACGGCTTCAACGCTGCCAAATCCACCGCTGACGTGCACCAGGCCGGCTCCGCGCACTCCGCCGCCAACACTTACGGCTCGGACGGCTCCGCCAACGCCAACGCCAATGTGAACGGAGGCTACGGCTCCGCCAACTCCGAGGCCAACACCCACGGCTCCGGTTTCGCCAAGAGCGCCGCCAACACTCAAGGATCTGGCTACGGCTCCGCTCAGTCTCAGGCCAACACTCACGGCGCCGGCTTCGGCGCGGCCAAGTCGTCTGCCAACACCGGTTACGGCGCTGCTAACGCTAACGCTGACGTCACCGGCGGAGCTGGTTTCGCGAAGTCTGCGGCCAACAACGGCCTGGGTTACGGATCAGCAGTTTCTGCTGCCAACACCAATGGTTACGGCTCGGCGCACGCTAACGCTAGAGTCAACTAA
- the LOC134647336 gene encoding probable peroxisomal acyl-coenzyme A oxidase 1 isoform X2: MVVSRKVNEDLQKERDGCTFNVQELTHYLDGGEKITMYRKELEDRVLNVQGLRDKVPEEYFSHKERYENAVRKAVIMHQALGNLDENNLNEEEKARLGLRTTISSAIFKDNSPLMLHYSMFPNVIAGQADDEQQKYWLPKIRNMKIIGTYAQTELGHGTFIRGLETTAEYDPKTEEFVLNSPKLTAYKWWPGGLAHTANHCVVMAHTYSRGRSCGIQPFIVQIRDLDTHMPMKGVKLGEIGAKLGFNTVNNGFLGFENHRIPRDRMLMKYSQMKKDGTFVSGPSSKLVYGTMVYVRMTILCHMGNCLGKAVTIATRYAAVRRQSQPKPNEPEPQILDYVTQQHKLFVSIATSQAYYINCYRLWTIYKKVNDELATGNLENLAELHALSCCLKATTTADTSILVERCRTSCGGHGYMLSSNLPQTYANVTAAYTYEGENTVLHLQTARALMKAGTQVASGQTVSPSMAYLADRSKITKWDNSVKGIIKGFEKVAAGKVEACLYSMQRHMNDGKSQQDAWNLTSVQLVAASEAHSRVILLSVYKSELEATSFALSGETRTVLYQLLELYTVYWALERLGDLLLYTPITATNVQELQQRYETLLGKIRPNAVGLVDAFDFRDEVLNSALGAYDGRVYERLMEEALKSPLNAQPVNESFHKYLKPLMQGKLVPHKL; encoded by the exons AGGACAGAGTCCTGAACGTCCAAGGTCTAAGAGACAAAGTGCCCGAAGAATATTTCAGCCACAAGGAGCGCTATGAGAACGCGGTGCGGAAGGCGGTCATCATGCACCAGGCCTTGGGAAACCTGGATGAGAACAACCTCAACGAGGAGGAGAAAGCCAG GTTAGGCCTCCGCACCACAATATCATCAGCCATCTTTAAAGACAACTCTCCGCTGATGCTGCACTACTCCATGTTCCCCAACGTCATCGCCGGACAGGCAGATGATGAACAACAGAAATACTGGCTGCCGAAGATCAGGAACATGAAAATCATTGGGACATATGCTCAG ACCGAGTTAGGCCACGGCACTTTCATCCGTGGTCTTGAGACGACGGCCGAATACGACCCCAAGACTGAAGAGTTCGTCCTGAACAGCCCCAAGTTGACGGCGTACAAGTGGTGGCCCGGAGGAT TGGCGCACACAGCCAACCACTGCGTCGTGATGGCCCACACATACAGCCGCGGCAGAAGCTGCGGCATCCAGCCCTTCATTGTTCAGATTCGAGACCTGGACACCCACATGCCGATGAAGGGTGTGAAGCTGGGCGAGATAGGCGCCAAGCTGGGCTTCAACACTGTCAATAATGGGTTCCTGGGCTTCGAGAACCATAGGATACCTAGGGATAGAATGCTGATGAAGTATTCTCAGATGAAGAAG GATGGTACATTCGTATCGGGACCTAGCAGCAAGCTAGTCTACGGAACCATGGTCTATGTCAGAATGACCATCCTGTGTCACATGGGGAATTGCCTTGGGAAAGCGGTTACCATCGCCACACGCTATGCGGCTGTTAGGAGGCAGTCGCAACCTAAGCCTAA TGAACCAGAGCCCCAGATCCTAGACTACGTGACGCAACAGCACAAGCTGTTCGTTTCCATAGCGACCAGCCAGGCGTACTACATAAACTGCTACCGGCTCTGGACCATCTACAAGAAGGTCAATGATGAGCTAGCCACCGGGAACCTGGAGAACTTGGCCGAG CTGCACGCCCTATCCTGCTGCCTCAAAGCAACGACCACAGCAGACACATCAATACTAGTGGAGCGCTGTAGAACGTCGTGTGGCGGTCACGGATACATGCTTTCTTCGAATCTGCCGCAGACATACGCCAATGTAACTGCTGCGTACACTTACGAGGGAGAGAACACCGTCCTTCACTTGCAAACTGCGAG GGCTCTGATGAAGGCTGGCACGCAAGTGGCATCAGGACAGACGGTAAGCCCATCCATGGCTTACCTGGCCGACCGCAGCAAAATTACCAAGTGGGACAACTCCGTCAAAGGAATCATCAAGGGATTCGAGAAAGTCGCTGCCGG GAAAGTGGAGGCGTGCCTATACAGCATGCAGAGGCACATGAACGACGGCAAAAGCCAACAAGATGCGTGGAATCTTACGTCGGTGCAGCTAGTTGCTGCTTCCGAG GCTCACTCCCGAGTGATTCTCCTGTCAGTCTACAAGTCAGAGCTAGAAGC GACCTCCTTCGCCCTTAGCGGGGAAACTAGGACAGTTCTATACCAACTGTTGGAGCTATACACGGTCTACTGGGCGCTGGAGCGACTAGGCGACTTATTGCTG TATACCCCCATAACCGCGACGAACGTGCAAGAGTTGCAACAGCGGTATGAAACGCTGCTGGGGAAGATCAGGCCCAATGCTGTGGGGCTGGTAGACGCTTTCGACTTCAGAGATGAG GTCCTCAACTCCGCGCTGGGCGCGTACGACGGGCGCGTGTACGAGCGCCTCATGGAGGAGGCTCTCAAGAGCCCGCTCAACGCTCAACCCGTCAATGAGAGCTTCCACAAATATCTGAAGCCCCTTATGCAGGGAAAACTGGTACCTCATAAACTATAG
- the LOC134647336 gene encoding probable peroxisomal acyl-coenzyme A oxidase 1 isoform X1, whose product MVVSRKVNEDLQKERDGCTFNVQELTHYLDGGEKITMYRKELEDRVLNVQGLRDKVPEEYFSHKERYENAVRKAVIMHQALGNLDENNLNEEEKARLGLRTTISSAIFKDNSPLMLHYSMFPNVIAGQADDEQQKYWLPKIRNMKIIGTYAQTELGHGTFIRGLETTAEYDPKTEEFVLNSPKLTAYKWWPGGLAHTANHCVVMAHTYSRGRSCGIQPFIVQIRDLDTHMPMKGVKLGEIGAKLGFNTVNNGFLGFENHRIPRDRMLMKYSQMKKDGTFVSGPSSKLVYGTMVYVRMTILCHMGNCLGKAVTIATRYAAVRRQSQPKPNEPEPQILDYVTQQHKLFVSIATSQAYYINCYRLWTIYKKVNDELATGNLENLAELHALSCCLKATTTADTSILVERCRTSCGGHGYMLSSNLPQTYANVTAAYTYEGENTVLHLQTARALMKAGTQVASGQTVSPSMAYLADRSKITKWDNSVKGIIKGFEKVAAGKVEACLYSMQRHMNDGKSQQDAWNLTSVQLVAASEAHSRVILLSVYKSELEATAFALSGETRIVLYQLLELYAVYWALERLGDLLLYTPITATNVQELQQRYETLLGKIRPNAVGLVDAFDFRDEVLNSALGAYDGRVYERLMEEALKSPLNAQPVNESFHKYLKPLMQGKLVPHKL is encoded by the exons AGGACAGAGTCCTGAACGTCCAAGGTCTAAGAGACAAAGTGCCCGAAGAATATTTCAGCCACAAGGAGCGCTATGAGAACGCGGTGCGGAAGGCGGTCATCATGCACCAGGCCTTGGGAAACCTGGATGAGAACAACCTCAACGAGGAGGAGAAAGCCAG GTTAGGCCTCCGCACCACAATATCATCAGCCATCTTTAAAGACAACTCTCCGCTGATGCTGCACTACTCCATGTTCCCCAACGTCATCGCCGGACAGGCAGATGATGAACAACAGAAATACTGGCTGCCGAAGATCAGGAACATGAAAATCATTGGGACATATGCTCAG ACCGAGTTAGGCCACGGCACTTTCATCCGTGGTCTTGAGACGACGGCCGAATACGACCCCAAGACTGAAGAGTTCGTCCTGAACAGCCCCAAGTTGACGGCGTACAAGTGGTGGCCCGGAGGAT TGGCGCACACAGCCAACCACTGCGTCGTGATGGCCCACACATACAGCCGCGGCAGAAGCTGCGGCATCCAGCCCTTCATTGTTCAGATTCGAGACCTGGACACCCACATGCCGATGAAGGGTGTGAAGCTGGGCGAGATAGGCGCCAAGCTGGGCTTCAACACTGTCAATAATGGGTTCCTGGGCTTCGAGAACCATAGGATACCTAGGGATAGAATGCTGATGAAGTATTCTCAGATGAAGAAG GATGGTACATTCGTATCGGGACCTAGCAGCAAGCTAGTCTACGGAACCATGGTCTATGTCAGAATGACCATCCTGTGTCACATGGGGAATTGCCTTGGGAAAGCGGTTACCATCGCCACACGCTATGCGGCTGTTAGGAGGCAGTCGCAACCTAAGCCTAA TGAACCAGAGCCCCAGATCCTAGACTACGTGACGCAACAGCACAAGCTGTTCGTTTCCATAGCGACCAGCCAGGCGTACTACATAAACTGCTACCGGCTCTGGACCATCTACAAGAAGGTCAATGATGAGCTAGCCACCGGGAACCTGGAGAACTTGGCCGAG CTGCACGCCCTATCCTGCTGCCTCAAAGCAACGACCACAGCAGACACATCAATACTAGTGGAGCGCTGTAGAACGTCGTGTGGCGGTCACGGATACATGCTTTCTTCGAATCTGCCGCAGACATACGCCAATGTAACTGCTGCGTACACTTACGAGGGAGAGAACACCGTCCTTCACTTGCAAACTGCGAG GGCTCTGATGAAGGCTGGCACGCAAGTGGCATCAGGACAGACGGTAAGCCCATCCATGGCTTACCTGGCCGACCGCAGCAAAATTACCAAGTGGGACAACTCCGTCAAAGGAATCATCAAGGGATTCGAGAAAGTCGCTGCCGG GAAAGTGGAGGCGTGCCTATACAGCATGCAGAGGCACATGAACGACGGCAAAAGCCAACAAGATGCGTGGAATCTTACGTCGGTGCAGCTAGTTGCTGCTTCCGAG GCTCACTCCCGAGTGATTCTCCTGTCAGTCTACAAGTCAGAGCTAGAAGCAACTGCCTTTGCTCTCAGCGGGGAAACTAGGATAGTGCTATACCAGTTGTTAGAGCTCTACGCGGTCTACTGGGCGCTGGAGCGACTAGGCGACTTATTACTG TATACCCCCATAACCGCGACGAACGTGCAAGAGTTGCAACAGCGGTATGAAACGCTGCTGGGGAAGATCAGGCCCAATGCTGTGGGGCTGGTAGACGCTTTCGACTTCAGAGATGAG GTCCTCAACTCCGCGCTGGGCGCGTACGACGGGCGCGTGTACGAGCGCCTCATGGAGGAGGCTCTCAAGAGCCCGCTCAACGCTCAACCCGTCAATGAGAGCTTCCACAAATATCTGAAGCCCCTTATGCAGGGAAAACTGGTACCTCATAAACTATAG
- the LOC134647339 gene encoding uncharacterized protein LOC134647339 codes for MSLPLKETYLKYKVCVICHVPQSQAPGVLYAKFPQNINRCRKWIRVIGNVKLLQLSLKKLQYRFVCGNHFLPHYFTKSGKHLTKDAIPTVFPHIIKPLKRDVVKLFPMLMNRTNDKILLKCTQRIVPIKNPALESPDSTPYEYLEDEFQEHMDPECLPKRIPILHHSLPPNSHTTEIYTINKDRQVIPITTKVLNDGKECIIEFSQKKIPAPQEPKVIPVSDKVLSTILKKEYVDVEIEPIDYNFISKPKIKVEREEELQHQIVKLQRRNKQLKRILKNISLVDEIESPNIKRVIEKAIYNKQLKEGINEFTHEKQMAAAILKRALSAYHYLSCLMPLPSVCALEKIAKGVPSISKTTKCKHVL; via the exons ATGAGCCTTCCATTAAAGGAGACGTATTTGAAGTATAAAGTGTGTGTTATTTGCCACGTTCCACAGTCACAGGCGCCTGGAGTTCTATATGCCAAGTTTCCTCAGAATATCAATCG ATGTCGGAAATGGATACGAGTGATTGGTAATGTGAAACTCCTCCAGCTCTCCCTAAAAAAGCTCCAGTACCGCTTTGTCTGCGGCAACCACTTCCTCCCGCATTATTTCACTAAAAGCGGGAAGCATTTGACCAAAGATGCAATACCAACAGTGTTCCCTCATATCATCAAGCCCCTCAAAAGAGATGTGGTTAAACTTTTTCCCATGCTTATGAACAGGACTAATGATAAGATTTTACTTA AATGCACTCAGAGAATTGTGCCCATAAAGAACCCAGCGTTAGAATCCCCAGACTCCACACCATATGAATACTTAGAAGATGAGTTTCAAGAACATATGGATCCAG AATGTCTACCCAAGAGAATCCCGATATTGCACCACAGCCTGCCCCCCAATTCCCACACAACAGAAATCTACACCATCAACAAGGACCGCCAGGTCATACCCATCACCACCAAAGTGCTCAACGATGGCAAAG AATGTATTATAGAGTTTTCACAAAAGAAGATACCTGCCCCCCAAG AACCGAAAGTGATACCTGTCAGTGACAAAGTTTTGTCAACGATTCTGAAGAAAG aaTATGTCGATGTGGAGATAGAACCAATCgattataactttataa GTAAACCAAAAATAAAAGTAGAAAGAGAAGAGGAACTGCAACACCAAATCGTAAAACTACAGCGGAGAAACAAACAACTAAAACGAATACTCAAAAACATCAGCCTAGTCGACGAAATTGAGTCCCCTAACATAAAGAGGGTTATAGAAAAGGCTATATACAATAAGCAGTTAAAAGAAGGCATCAATGAGTTCACACATGAGAAACAGATGGcggcggccattttgaaaagagCTTTAAGTGCGTACCACTATTTGAGCTGTTTGATGCCTTTACCTAGTGTGTGTGCGTTAGAGAAGATAGCTAAAGGAGTTCCTTCTATAAGTAAAACTACTAAGTGTAAACATGTGTTATAG